The Sesamum indicum cultivar Zhongzhi No. 13 linkage group LG6, S_indicum_v1.0, whole genome shotgun sequence genome has a segment encoding these proteins:
- the LOC105165517 gene encoding uncharacterized protein LOC105165517, which produces MGNKLGRRRQVVDEKYTRPQGLYQHKDVDQKKLRKLILDSKLAPCYPGDDDCGCDLEECPICFLYYPSLNRSRCCMKGICTECFLQMKTPNSTRPTQCPFCKTSNYAVEYRGVKTKEEKGVEQLEEQRVIEAKIRMRQQELQDEEERMLKRREFSSSSSMRGPTEVDYCSTRAPSFASAIESEEIVGSQEPDATPAIRLPPCQRQNREDEFDLDLEDIMVMEAIWLSIQENGKCQEPPNSNAAQSEEYMVEERSSLAVAGLSSSSPSGGLACAIAALAERQQMSGETSNNYGGDVSIYNMPCCSRYSDRDEQESENHFPAQSAVPDSPVAMTGDAGEWIDHRSEVAEVGTSYGGSDEFDDAISPAALPQQDDNQCNLQPVTGPIIPESFEEQMMLAMAVSIAEARARTNTPGVAWH; this is translated from the exons ATGGGGAATAAATTGGGGAGGAGGCGGCAGGTGGTGGATGAGAAGTACACTAGGCCTCAGGGATTGTACCAACACAAAGATGTGGATCAGAAGAAGCTTAGGAAGCTGATTCTAGACTCAAAGCTAGCACCTTGTTACCCTGGGGATGATGATTGTGGCTGTGATCTTGAGGAATGTCCCATTTGCTTCTTG TACTATCCAAGTCTTAATCGGTCAAGATGTTGCATGAAAGGCATTTGTACAG AGTGTTTTTTGCAGATGAAGACTCCAAATTCTACCCGGCCTACACA ATGTCCGTTCTGTAAAACTTCGAACTATGCTGTGGAGTATCGAGGTGTTAAGACGAAGGAGGAGAAAGGCGTGGAGCAACTT GAAGAACAACGAGTTATAGAAGCCAAAATAAGGATGAGGCAACAAGAACTTCAGGATGAAGAGGAAAGGATGTTGAAACGAAGAGAATTCAGTTCTTCTAGCAGTATGAGAGGACCAACTGAGGTTGATTATTGCTCGACTAGAG CACCATCTTTTGCTTCTGCTATAGAAAGTGAAGAAATTGTTGGCTCACAGGAGCCTGATGCAACTCCAGCAATCAGACTGCCTCCGTGCCAAAGGCAAAATAG GGAGGATGAGTTTGACCTTGATCTTGAGGACATAATGGTTATGGAAGCGATTTGGCTGTCTATTCAG GAAAATGGCAAATGCCAAGAACCACCCAATAGCAATGCTGCCCAATCAGAAGAATACATGGTAGAAGAGCGGAGCTCCTTAGCAGTAGCTGGCTTATCATCGTCATCTCCTTCTGGTGGACTGGCTTGCGCAATAGCTGCCCTTGCTGAACGTCAACAGATGAGTGGAGAGACATCTAATAACTATGGCGGGGATGTGTCTATATATAACATGCCCTGCTGTAGCAGGTATTCCGATCGGGACGAGCAAGAATCTGAAAATCATTTTCCTGCACAGAGTGCCGTCCCTGATAGCCCCGTGGCAATGACCGGGGATGCTGGAGAATGGATTGATCATAGATCCGAGGTGGCTGAAGTAGGAACTAGCTATGGAGGGTCTGACGAATTTGACGATGCAATAAGCCCTGCTGCACTTCCCCAGCAAGATGACAATCAGTGCAACCTTCAACCTGTCACTGGCCCAATTATTCCGGAGAGTTTTGAGGAGCAGATGATGTTGGCCATGGCTGTTTCCATTGCCGAGGCACGAGCCAGGACTAATACTCCAGGAGTTGCTTGGCACTAG